TTTTAACGATTCTTCAATTGCACTATCATAACAAACTTCAACCTAAAGCTGATATGATGCGAAATAAGAGGGCGAGTAAAGGAACACCTCCAGAGCCGACGAGGATAATCGGAGCAATGCGGCGAAGGAAGGGTTTCCTCGGCATGGACGGAGGTGGAAGAGGGGTGGAGGAAGTCGAATTCGCCGAGGGATAGGAGTGGAATAGCCCGGGAGGAGGCGGCCGCGGCGGAGTAGTAGCAGGGGGAGGAGACGACGAATTGGGAGGTGAGGAAGGGGATAAAGTTGTTCTCGGTTTCTTCTTCGACTTCCCTGCACGCGTGACACCCTAAATGTGAGAATAAGAACTAAGTTATTCGCGTCATCTTATTCCGACTACGTCTTTGAGGAGTGAGGTTGGGGAAGAAGACCTTTGGCCATTGTCGGGTGCGTGGGGCTTCGTCTTTCTCTCCTGCCCACTATGTGTTCGATGTATTTCCTCCGCTAATGTTGGGTTGCGACCAGATCAATTAATCCTAGTTTTCGTGTTAAGGGGATCAAGTAATAGACCCGGGTGGACTCATACCTTTTAGCGCAACTCTTGATGATTGCCGTTTGGGCGTTTGGCTTAAGCTTCAATTTGACATTTCTATGCAACAAGTGTTGTCCTGTATGGAAAATAAGCCGAAATAAGAGAAGCTTCAATTTGACATTTCTATGTTTACTGCAAAGAGAAGTTATGCTTCTCCTCGTGCTGTACCTTTAGCCCAAGAAAACCCCGACTCCAAAAGCAGAATCTTTCGACTATTTAGTACTGCCGCTCACTTGAAACCTGccttacaaataaaaaaaaaagggaaaacttcaaaaaacccccctatggtttcgtgcattctcactttgctaccctgtggtttaaaacgtatcaatttacccccccgtggtttcatttttatcttttcggaagctttttcgttaatatttcgttaaattatatacaaaaaacttcagataaccatctatatttatcgaatagtcactttagtatcctttaattttaactttgtcactgattttaaaaaaaaaataataaaattgataacaaaaagataaaaacgaaaccacaggggggcaaattgatacgttttaaaccacagggtagcaaagtgagaatgcacgaaaccacaagggaggtttttgaagtttttccaaaaaaaaactaatccaAAAAGACGAGCTAACCATGTTCAATAGACATTTAAGTCATCACGACAACTACAGCATGCAAAACTTTGTTAGTAATATCAAGTTAAAATTAGAAGTTTTGCttaattgggtttttttttttttttttttctctaccaTGTGGTTTGAAAAAAAAGGCTGCTCGGATTTTACAAAGACACCACCACAGGACGAACAGAAAAGCTTCAAACAATTTCACAACTGTGAACATATTTTAGACTCgccaaataattttatttcaaccTCTTTAAATTCCACCTACAAGTACTAGTACAATAATGAACAAAAAGAAACCTTTCAATTCCAAACATAATGAAGTGAATTAAAACAGAGAATGATTTTTATTAATGGGGAATTGCAACTTTTTGCACCCCCAACAATTTACTGTTCTgtaccttttctttctttctttttttttccttttcccaaAGCAATTCCACAAACACAACCTTTTACAATCACTCTCAGATTCACCGATTTCAGAATCTGatagaaaattaaagaaagacACGATACACTCGGTATGGCGCAGCGCACTTAGCATTGCTCCATGACTGCCAAATTAAGCTACCGAATTTGCTTCTTCCACTGCACTTCGCACAGCTTCAGAGAAATCGTCTCATTTGCCAAAAAAGAGAAACAGAGAACCTGCAGTAATCAGATCTTGAACCTATGTAATGATTCTTgagtataaaaattatttccTATATTTTCCGGTTCCACTTTTTTCCAGATTTGGGTGGAAATGCTAGTGTCTCTTTGCTCGCTATGGCCCTTGTTCTTTGCTTACTTCGCAACAGCATTGGGAATAATCAGCTTACTGGAACAACTAATCGCTGCAATTGTTTGAGAGCTGACATAAGCTGTGCAAAAGATGGGCGCTTGTTTTGATCACTGCACAATAAAACCAGAGAGCAGTATCATGTCATTGATGGTTGTATTCAGAAAAACccagaaaagaaagaaaatatatttagttCCCTGAAAATCATGTGGAATCAGATGCATCAGCAGAAGGAAATGAGAAACAAGGCCTCATTTGGCTATGCATTCACCTTCTCTTTTATCTCTCTAAGCTCGTATTCTATGATCTTACTTTATTACCAAAAGATTCGACATTTGAGGTCACAATTAATTAACTTCTTGCAAATAACCAACACCAACTAACCTTTCCCAACAATCGTGTATTATTTGTGCAACCATTGGATCGACCTCTGCAGGTATTTCAAGGCGTCTGTTCTGGAAACCAACAGCTCCAACAACTTGCATTGGATTCAGACCACTCCATGGCATGCGCAAGGTAGCTAACTCCCACAAGATTATACCGAAGCTATATACATCACACCTGAcgaacaaaatgaaaaaaaaattttctagggagataacaaaataatttttaagaaaCCTAATTTTCCTTGTATGCAATAATGAGCTTAACCAATTTAAAGGggaaaaaaacccaaaaagacagaaagaaaaaagaagaagaactcACTTCTCATTAGAAGGCTCATTCCGTAAGACCTCTGGCGCCATCCACTCTGGCTGCAACTCAATAGTCAGTACGATTAAAACAACAAACATATATAAAGATTCAGGTGTGAAGTGCAAAACCAAGGCATGCACTTTTTCCAGTGATTCATAACGGACATGGATTTCTCTAAAAGTGGCATTTGTTAACCAACAGAAAAAACACAAATATTCAACTTTTTCTTCCTCTGCATGAAGTCTTAAATACAGCAGTTGTCTCCTAAGATCATCGTCAAAGTTTTTCAATACTTGACGAGAatgttttgttttgaattttattacTAAATCTCAGCAGTGGATGTTGAAAAGAACATAGAAACGATGAGGAGAAAACAAATAAGGTGTCAAGAGAATTACTGTTCCAGCTGTTGACTTTGACGATAGGAAAGTATGATGCTTCAACCTAGACAAGCCAAAATCGCAGACCTGCAGATAAATCCCAGGCACACGGAAGAGTCAATCTCACTGCTAAGAAGTGTAAGTACAATTTCCACTAGTATTTTGCTAGCTCAGTAAGAGAAAGAAGCAGATTATTCCTGAAAATCCAACTATCAAGGTTGGATTGACATATCTACAATGCCACCAAGAGATTTTTTAGATCCCCCTCCTTCCCCGCTCTTACACTAGTTGGAGATCAATTTAATTCTTACCCTTGGTTCTTATAATTCCATCAAAGAGGTTCATCATCATACAATGATAGGAAATTGTTGCTGTAGCTTCAActtaaaataatattactaaAGAACCTATACGAGACAATGCAGCACATTAGCCAGTGTTTGCATTGACATAATTGTAGTTCAAGCGAAAATCAAGTTGGGTAAGAGTAAAAATATCAGTCTTCCCATCGACTAGCATAATACATACAAGGGATTCACCGTCTGGTAGATTTTGGGGCTTTCCACGAAAAATGACTTCAAACTATTTCAAAGGAAATTTGTTTTCAAGAATTTAAGCTCATGGCTATCTAACAGATCTTCTCGATGTCTTCATAGTAGATAGCAAGACTAATATTTTGTCTTCATAAACATAATTTATAGCCAAATCGCAAGTTCATCAatccaaacacccccttaatgTGTATAGAATAATAATCAAAAGCCAAAAGATAATGCACATATACCTTcacaacccaatttttatcaACAAGAAGATTTGGGGATTTTAGATCCCGATGGACGATTGTTGGATGGCTCGTGTGCAAGTAATTCATCCCTTTGGcctgaaagaaaaacaaaaagataataatCAACTTATGGTAGGCATCAGCTATCaaagtatcaaataaaaaaaacgcagtgaacaatatgaaaaatataCCACATCTAGTGCCATTTTGAGCCTTCGCTTTTCATCAAGTTGAACATTGGGGCGATGCAACAACCTATATAAACTCCCCCTACAAGCAATAGTTTTGATTTTAACTAGAgatacaaataataaaaagtaacCGCACaagtattattttcttattttttgctACTGTTTTACTAATGGATAGTCCAAAAGAATGCATTTCTCTTTGCTCTTTAATTAAAGACAATTTGCAGAGGACTGCACAAACCTAGGAAGAAACTCTGTTAATATAGAGAGATTTGGAGGGCGTGTTACAGCTCCCATGAAAAGAACAACGTTTGGGTGTCGTAGCCTTAACATGATTTTCACCTACACCAATAAAACTAGATGTTACGAGATGACAATACATGAATAAGATAGGTTATCTAGctcaatatattaaaaatttgaatgaataCTGAATTTACATAGCCTTACTTCACATCTGAATTGCTCCAATGCATCACCTGACAAATCCTGGTCAAGGAACTTCTTCACAGCAACCTCCTGTGAAACAGTATATAATACAGCATATTACCCAGAGATgggcaggaaaaaaaaatctaatagcactatGTGAATGTCAAAATTATATTGTGTACTTATTATAGATATcaaaagaaagtaagaaaagTCTTATGTTTGATAGGCCAACTGGTAACCAACTTACTAGGACTCAAACTTGCAAAACCCAATCTGAGATTATCTGCTAAATATTAGTACCCTAAAAACAAATAGCAGCTATCAAGAAATATAGTTCGTGAATCCTCCTTTCTCATGGTAATTATAGCTCTCTGAGGTTCTATTTGACCAAGAATTACTCAAGTGATCTGATCTTTGACACAGACTATATGCCCGTCATATCAAATTCTATATCTAGTTATTTCCAGTAATCTACTATAGTTCGGGAAAGAGTATATTGCAATCTAATAATATCTTAGACGTGGACCAGGATGAAATGGTTTTATTTCTATCGACTGCTGACTTCCTTTGATCTTCTCCAGACAACACATCTTAAGATGTGCAAAGAGGTACAGCATCAAGGTAAGCCAATACAAGAAGACAGAACAAATAAGTAGGTTTTACATATCCATGTGTAAGTATCAATTATTAACATACCCATTACCACTAGCCAGATTTGACATTGAATGCTCAGTTCATGTTTGCAATAATGTACCAAGTGATACTTTACATTTCTCTCAAATTGATGAACAGGGTTCAGTCTAATTGCTGAAATGAGATAGCTCATCTACATCAGaaagttcaaatcttttttatATACTTGCAAGTCTAAATGGCATTCAAGAAAGTTATACCAAACAAGCTTCATAAAATTTCCGTTTTGAAAGGTCACCACAGTATTTTGTTCTACAGTTAAGACTTACAGTGCCATGCAAATCTGCTCGATAGACTTCCCCATACGAACCTGCAACAACATAAAACCAACATAACAAAGTGCAGATCAGTAAAATACTGAATTTATTAAATCACAAAGGAGAAGAGCCAATGCACATAATAATTTGTTATTGAAACTTTGAGAACATCTGTAATTAGCACTTACCAAGACCAATTCGCTCCCCAATCTGAAGATCTTCCCATGCTATCTCACATTCAGCAACATCATCTATGACTGAATTGACTCGCTTATTTACAGAACCATCGAAGCTGGGTATATCTTTATCACTACTCCCTAAACTATTGACAACAGAGTCCTTGACAGTATTTCCAGAAGCCTCTgcattataaataattatctgTGCATTTTTATTATAGCAGTTCATGTCATCTGATTTACTATTGTCAAAATTTGTCTTTTGGACTGCGTTGACTTCATATGGTGCAGAAGTAGCCCAAAGTTGATTTCCGCATAAAGCTCCTGATAGCATCGTATTATCAAGTTGACTAAAGCCTTCAGCCCACAGATCATTTACATGATGAGCCACCGACAAATCATTTGGTACACTGGGTGAAGAGCTGCCAACATCACATAACGCTTTTAATTTTTGGCCTTCATTATTATGAGCATGCATTGAAGATTGTAAATGCAAATTGGGTCTGGAATGGAAGTGGGAAGCAGAATAACTATCAAGCAGTTGACCATCTGTTGTTTCTTCTTTATTAGATGCAAAAGTGCTTCCCATCTCATTTTGCTCAATTTCTATGAGGGAAGGATTTAGACTGGAAAACAAATCAGGTGGTGGAAATGCACCACTCTCCAGCAGTACAGCATGCAACTTTTGTGCAAATTCAGGGTTCTTTGCTGCAGTAACTACATACTTGGAGACATCATTAACTTTCATCTGTTGTGCAGGAGATATAACTTCTTTAGTGCCTGAGCTGCCTGCTTGAGATCTACCTGGAGGAGATAAAAGGTTGCCATATTCATTTTCAAATCTCTCAGTTTGACTATTCTCACTACTACTTGCACCAATTTCCTCTGCTGAATGGACTCTCTCTTTTGATTGTCGATCTACAACTTCGGGAACAAAGTTGGTTTCAGAAGAACTTTCTGATAGTTCATTTTTCTTCTCAACCTGGCTGCTAACAGTATCGAGAGCTAAACATAACTCTTTGACACTCTCTTCAATGATGTCAGAGCTGAGCTGATAATTTTCAGAATTTTGAAGATGAGTGGTGGAACTTTCAGCAGGAATCAATGTGCCTGGAGCGCCCATCAGATCAACGATGTATTCGCTGTTGTTATTGAATATGAGAGTGATTGTCTCCTTAGTAAAATAGTCAAAGCATACTAACCATCACAAATTTCTAAGTGAATTTAGTGAAACTGAAGAATAAATGAAGTTaactaattagtaaataattttcacAATATGGTCATAAATATTATGGGAGTTTTAAAATTGTGAATCACCTGATGTTCAGACCTATTTCCTGGCATACTTATTAGCCATAAAAGTGTATTCATGTATCGAGCCTTTCTAATAGTTCCACACATACAATATACGGTTGACAAAGAAGGAACCTCATTGTATCTCTTCCTTCATAGAGAACTACATAGTTGTATACATTAGTACGTTAGTTAAGTTGGTTTGAAATAATGTAAGTTAAGTTGTATCTCTTCCTTCATAGAGAACTACATTGTTGTATCTCTTCCTTCATAGAGAACTACATAGTTGTATACATGAGTACGTTAGTTAAGTTGGTTTGGAATAATGTTAGAACTAGAGAAAGCAGTGAAAAAAGGATTATAAGATTGGAAAAGGAGCGTCAGTACAATAATGAAGTACCTTTAAAGAGCATTGACAGCATAAGACTAcgtattgagaaaaaaaatataagattcaGTAAGATCCTTGTACTGAAGTAAGAAATCACATTCTTCAATAATCAGTAATGTCATTTCATGAGAACTAAAGAAGTACATAAGCTCAGATCAGCAAACCATGCCAAAAGATAAACCACACCCAAGTAAATACAGATAATCAAGTATGCTTATAATAGAAGAATCTACCTGTCAAAATCAACTTTAATCAAGTTGACAGCGCCACCATCAGTACCAGTGTAATAGCTTCCTTTGACTAGCTTACATGGtagatttattcgatcagcaaGTACCTAAATCAAAAGTTGAtcaattttagtattttataggTGGTTGTagttcacaaataaaaagaagaaaaaattaaaaataatagattaTCCACAGCAGTTTTTTGAGATACACATTAACTAATTTTGGAATTTTCACATATAGACTCTTAAAATAAGAGTTAAATTGTGTGTTGCTGTTGTTAGTTTAATTGCTGTGAGCTGCACATGTAAAAGTAATGGACTGTTTGTTCCCAAGCAAAATATGAACAGATTACTTAAAATAGATTTTAGTCTCATTCTACTCATTATGCTGTTCTATAAGTTTCTCCACGTTTTGAAACTATAATTGCATTCTTTGCATAATAGGATTCCACATTAAAGAGTGGACAGAATTCAGTAGCATGATTAAACACACATGCGCGCACACTCTAAGATCACCAACCTTGAAGAGTAAGGCCCTATGCCTTGACAACCCAACCTCGAGCGATCCAAGAGgaagaataatattatttcgTGAAGCACGAAGCTCACAGCTCTTGATAGTCCACCTTCTTTGCATTTCTTCCGCATCCTCAACTGGACCACCCATAACATCAACAACAAGATCAGCAATCTTTTGAactagcccactagcaacaagaCCATGCTCTGCTTTATCCTCCGAAGCAATCGTCATTGCTCTTCTCTCAAGTTGCTGAAGCATAGGATCTATGGTTCGGTTCACCACAACTACTTCATAATCAATGTTCTCCGAAACAGGAATTGCTTGGAGATCCACCAAGGCAGGCAACTTCCCTTGTAAGCTAGGGTTTGCGATCACGCCGTATACATCATAAAATCCATCCATAAGCTTCTCATCATAATTCACAACACTAAAATTCTGCAAACAAATTAGATTTAATAAGCAACCAATCCAATCGCGACATAATAAAcagatttttcttttaaaaaaaaaaatccatacccaGTATCGAAGCGCGAGGAACTCCGCGAGGCTCTGATCCCCTCCGCTGGACGCCCCTCCGACCGCGGCGGAGCATCCGAGGCTCATCCGCTTCGCGGCCTTCATCTGCACCAGATCCGGATCCTCCAACCCGTCCGGATCCGACGTGCTGATCGCGAGCGCGAGCTGCATCTGGTACTCCTCCTCGAAGCTAAAACTCCCGCCATCGCCCGCCACCGCTAACCCCGACGTCTCACCCCGCGATCCGGTCCccctcgcctcctccgcctcctcgttCGCCCTCCCCCTCGACGAAGCCGCcgatgacgatgacgacgacgacgacgacgacgacgcagCCGAggccgcagcggcggcggcggcaggggcGTAGTGGGTTTAGGGCTCGGATCACCGAGGCGCTGATGATGGGGGTGCTGGGGGTGGTGGTCGacgcctccgccaccgccgcctccgcccccgATGTGGAGCTTGCGGAGGAGATGCTTCATCCTCGACATCGACCATCAGATCCGAAgcccccctttctctctctctctctctctctctctctctctctctctctctcctcccggATCCCTATTCCTCTCTTTCGCTCTCTTCTCTATCCTTTTTATTGTCCCCTCATGGTTgaataaataagaatatttaTTCCATGGCAATTCGCGATCACTATCCCCGGGGCGGGGGAGGGATCGATCTGGGAAGAGCTCTTCGATTTTTCTAATCCCAAATTCGCGCGATAAAGGAAGATTCGCCGGTTCGGCAATAAACAGCTCTAATTACCTCCACCTTCATCCTCGGGATTAACTTAACGAGAAATTCCACACCCCCACACCCCCCCTTggtcccttctctctctctctctctctctctctcccccttctccCAGGATAAAGGCAATGGGGGACGACGACTTTTCCAGGTATTCTATTGGTTCCTACACCCAACTCTTGCAAGCATGTGGGGCCCACTGAAGCAACTGTGAGCATAGAAATAATTCCCTAGACATCGCGTATGTTTGAACCGCGTGGACCGGACTCAATATTTTAGTGATTAATGGTTTATAATAATGATGATAATGAAGTTTTAGTTTTATAGATAGATTAGAATCTCCCGTATTCGACGAGTCTACGCAGAACCGTAAAATGCTTTGCTTCCCTTCGAAGCTCTATTGTAATCTACTGATATTGATGTGGCAGATTTgtatttagtatttttttttcccgctATTAGAATCATCATCTACCTACGAATTATGTGATCTCCCTCATGCAGCGCATCAGCTGGGGCAGAGTTTATTCATCTaaaaatgctgataataaaaataaaaaaataaataaaaaatgtaaatttgaaaCGTTGACAGGTGCACAGTGCATTGAGTGCACGCAGTAATTTCCCTCCCACCGGGCGCCTGTTCGGGTGTTAAAATGTGAGTGCGCTTTTTGCGAGTCGGAATATCCTCTCAGACAAGTGGGGGAGGTGGCGTGGGGGTCCGAGACACGTCGATGGCGAGCACGTATTGCGGACACTGCTGAGTTGGAACACACGGTCATCCTACGGCTGGCGACGCACGTGGATCACGGGGAAGAACGGCGGATCGTGCGCCACGTACACGTCCGCACGCGGCGGCGTGTGCGGCAGTACCGCAACGCTGTGCGCGAGCCTGCGCTAGGAGTAGGGACGAACGAGCGAAAGCTGAAAGGTGATGGACGGATGAGAATTTTTGTTacttcttcctttttttgggGAATGGCCGAAAAGGTGTTTCATGTTTTGATTTGGCCTCCTCCATTGCTTAGAATTTACCGGACAACTCTGCGGCTTTCGTTTGTAGACAAGATAAGAAAAAGTGGCATGATGTCTCGATTGGTTTAGAAGTTCCGCCTAGCTTAAACATGAAATATGCTCTAATTTTTCCCCTAATATTCCCCCTTATCTTGCTTTTGAAATATAGACAGACACAAAAAAGTGAAATAAGCCTCACTCTCCCTCCCCCGCACCACCAAGAAATACTGTATTAAACTTATATGGTGGATCCACCGTCCCAAACACAGGtggctaaaattttaaagtataattacttcacattttctattaaatttattttaaaaaaataaatgaaaaaaatagcatgctatttttttaaaaaaaaataaattatttgatggAAATCCCGATCTCAATGGCACTGGCTTTCGGATTCTCCGGAAATTTTTGCTCGTTACAGGAACTTGAACTCAGTAACCTCACCCTCACACCTGCCATCTCTTACCATGGAAAAACGAACAAGCAGATCATTCAGATACTTCTCTCTGATGAGTGAAAGCTCATATCACTTagaaaaaggtaaaaacatacaatactCACTTGGGCTATTCTGAtttgattatctaattttttaaaattttaattttactgtccaattttcaatttatttgatttgaatcaatcaacgataaattgacttcaaattttgaatgcattGTATttctttataagtttaattaagtaTACTTCGTGCtattctcacaactataaatttgttaaagtaattaactaaaattttaaaatcaaagtgcCGTTGATTAActtaaatcacataaaattaaaagattagatagtaaaattaaaattttaaacattttggtAGACAGATTAAAAATGGTCAATAGGCCAGGTAAGTTAAGTTCTGTATGTTTTTACCTGAAGAAAAACAATAGACCAAATCCCATTTGCTATCTGCTCGATGACGGGCTATACTTCGAGTACCTCAAAGCTTTTCAAATCACTATTCCAGGAGACTTCTACTCTTCATTGTATGCAGGCATGAATGGACAAGAAGTGGTCGATTGCAGAGAAAAAGCAGACCATTCTGACTCATAGGAGATGACCGAGTCGACTAGTTGAGTCGACTAGTTACCATCGACGGTTCAACTGTTACGAAGAACAAATTAACTGCTAGCACGAAGGAATGGCTAGAAAAGAAT
This DNA window, taken from Ananas comosus cultivar F153 linkage group 5, ASM154086v1, whole genome shotgun sequence, encodes the following:
- the LOC109709996 gene encoding uncharacterized protein LOC109709996 isoform X2; translation: MAKGCHACREVEEETENNFIPFLTSQFVVSSPCYYSAAAASSRAIPLLSLGEFDFLHPSSTSVHAEETLPSPHCSDYPRRLWSLSIYEE
- the LOC109709996 gene encoding sulfated surface glycoprotein 185-like isoform X1, whose amino-acid sequence is MAKGKSKKKPRTTLSPSSPPNSSSPPPATTPPRPPPPGLFHSYPSANSTSSTPLPPPSMPRKPFLRRIAPIILVGSGAYLFMRNRKKESVGSAEIAYQESQSAGAEELAYQETSSAPAETLRG
- the LOC109710216 gene encoding serine/threonine-protein kinase EDR1, translating into YAPAAAAAAASAASSSSSSSSSSSAASSRGRANEEAEEARGTGSRGETSGLAVAGDGGSFSFEEEYQMQLALAISTSDPDGLEDPDLVQMKAAKRMSLGCSAAVGGASSGGDQSLAEFLALRYWNFSVVNYDEKLMDGFYDVYGVIANPSLQGKLPALVDLQAIPVSENIDYEVVVVNRTIDPMLQQLERRAMTIASEDKAEHGLVASGLVQKIADLVVDVMGGPVEDAEEMQRRWTIKSCELRASRNNIILPLGSLEVGLSRHRALLFKVLADRINLPCKLVKGSYYTGTDGGAVNLIKVDFDSEYIVDLMGAPGTLIPAESSTTHLQNSENYQLSSDIIEESVKELCLALDTVSSQVEKKNELSESSSETNFVPEVVDRQSKERVHSAEEIGASSSENSQTERFENEYGNLLSPPGRSQAGSSGTKEVISPAQQMKVNDVSKYVVTAAKNPEFAQKLHAVLLESGAFPPPDLFSSLNPSLIEIEQNEMGSTFASNKEETTDGQLLDSYSASHFHSRPNLHLQSSMHAHNNEGQKLKALCDVGSSSPSVPNDLSVAHHVNDLWAEGFSQLDNTMLSGALCGNQLWATSAPYEVNAVQKTNFDNSKSDDMNCYNKNAQIIIYNAEASGNTVKDSVVNSLGSSDKDIPSFDGSVNKRVNSVIDDVAECEIAWEDLQIGERIGLGSYGEVYRADLHGTEVAVKKFLDQDLSGDALEQFRCEVKIMLRLRHPNVVLFMGAVTRPPNLSILTEFLPRGSLYRLLHRPNVQLDEKRRLKMALDVAKGMNYLHTSHPTIVHRDLKSPNLLVDKNWVVKVCDFGLSRLKHHTFLSSKSTAGTPEWMAPEVLRNEPSNEKCDVYSFGIILWELATLRMPWSGLNPMQVVGAVGFQNRRLEIPAEVDPMVAQIIHDCWESDQNKRPSFAQLMSALKQLQRLVVPVS